From one Magnolia sinica isolate HGM2019 chromosome 18, MsV1, whole genome shotgun sequence genomic stretch:
- the LOC131232675 gene encoding D-xylose-proton symporter-like 2 translates to MASEVVDPEQPKLSFFGRGLGNDGVKNSSGEIDSAREPLIDPSCEEYSVRAAILPFLFPALGGLLYGYDIGATSGATISIESSTLSGTTWYNLSSVEVGLVVSGSLYGALIGSILAFSIADFLGRRRELMLSSVLYFVGALVTALAPNFPLMVIGRFVFGIGIGLAMHAAPMYIAETAACQIRGRLISLKEFFIVLGMLLGYTTGSLYISMVSGWRYMYGTSLPISLVMGIGMWWLPPSPRWLLLCSLQGRGNVPEVRQKAIYCLSRLRGRAIDDSISEQVDEILVELSYADQEKGTSIWEVFQGKCKKALIIGAGLVFFQQVTGQPSVLYYAATILKSAGFSAASDATRVSILLGFLKLLMTGVAVVVVDRLGRRPLLIGGVSGIVISLFLLASYYTFLNDAPLVAVVALLLYVGCYQLSFGPIGWLMISEIFPLRLRGRGLSIAVLVNFASNALVTFAFSPLQTLLGTGLLFAVFGVIAIVSLIFIFFCIPETKGLSLEEIEAKIL, encoded by the exons ATGGCGTCGGAGGTGGTCGATCCTGAACAGCCCAAGCTGTCGTTCTTCGGGAGGGGTCTTGGGAATGAT GGGGTGAAGAATTCTTCAGGTGAAATTGATTCGGCAAGAGAGCCTCTTATTGATCCTTCTTGTGAGGAATACTCCGTTCGCGCTGCGATTCTCCC GTTTTTGTTCCCAGCTTTAGGAGGGCTGCTTTATGGCTATGACATTGGTGCTACATCAGGTGCTACCATATCTATAGAG TCATCCACTCTAAGTGGAACAACATGGTACAACTTATCTTCTGTGGAAGTTGGGCTTGTG GTCAGTGGTTCACTATATGGAGCCTTAATTGGTTCTATTCTCGCATTTAGTATTGCCGACTTTTTAG GAAGACGGAGGGAGTTGATGCTTTCCTCTGTGCTCTATTTTGTTGGAGCTTTAGTAACAGCACTAGCTCCCAACTTTCCTCTTATGGTGATTGGACGCTTTGTGTTTGGCATTGGAATTGGATTG GCCATGCATGCTGCTCCAATGTACATTGCCGAGACTGCAGCGTGTCAAATAAGAGGCAGGCTGATCTCTCTTAAGGAGTTCTTTATAGTTCTTGGAATGCTT TTAGGTTATACTACAGGCAGTCTCTACATCAGTATGGTTTCAGGATGGCGCTATATGTATGGAACTAGTTTACCCATATCATTGGTTATGGGGATCGGAATGTGGTGGTTGCCACCATCACCTCGATGGCTGCTTCTATGCTCGTTACAGGGAAGAGGCAATGTGccagaggtgcgacaaaaagcgATATATTGTCTCAGCCGGTTGAGAGGTAGAGCTATTGATGATTCAATTTCAGAACAAGTAGATGAAATTTTGGTTGAACTTTCTTATGCTGATCAAGAGAAGGGAACTTCAATTTGGGAGGTCTTCCAAGGAAAATGCAAGAAAGCACTTATAATTGGTGCAGGATTGGTTTTCTTTCAGCAG GTTACAGGACAACCGAGTGTGTTGTATTATGCTGCTACAATTCTTAAG AGTGCAGGATTTTCTGCAGCATCTGATGCTACTCGGGTCTCAATTCTTCTTGGCTTCCTAAAG TTGCTTATGACTGGAGTAGCTGTTGTTGTAGTCGACAGGCTTGGCAGAAGACCTTTACTGATAGGAGGTGTGAGCGGCATT GTAATTTCTCTGTTCCTACTAGCATCATACTATACATTTTTAAATGATGCTCCACTCGTGGCCGTAGTTGCGCTGTTGTTGTACGTTGGATGTTATCAG TTATCCTTTGGCCCCATTGGTTGGCTAATGATTTCGGAGATTTTCCCCCTTCGACTTAGAGGGCGTGGACTAAGTATAGCAGTGCTTGTCAATTTTGCCTCAAATGCACTGGTGACCTTTGCCTTCTCCCCACTACAG ACACTGCTGGGTACTGGACTCCTATTTGCAGTTTTTGGGGTCATCGCGATAGTGTCTCTCATTTTCATATTCTTCTGCATACCAGAAACAAAGGGGCTTAGTCTTGAGGAAATCGAGGCGAAGATCCTTTAG